In Campylobacter vulpis, a genomic segment contains:
- a CDS encoding Crp/Fnr family transcriptional regulator produces the protein MQPLTKDTLTQINTTICGDKKSLEVLQNQGIVKTYTKGHRIYPDSDELLGFLYVLSGKVRFFSVSGNAKEITIFTISDKESCIISTSCILSNIKADVVLEFMEDSSVFILPNKIFETLTHSNESIMRFNLSLVSKRLKQAFDTINDVTFKSLKNRVVKFLLNNAKDNRVEVSQESIANNIGSAREAVARVIKELKTQGLIETNRNEIVLKNGIYELGEEEI, from the coding sequence ATGCAACCACTAACTAAAGACACCTTAACGCAGATAAATACCACAATATGTGGCGATAAGAAAAGCCTTGAAGTATTGCAGAATCAAGGTATTGTAAAAACATACACAAAGGGACATAGAATCTACCCTGATAGCGATGAGCTGCTAGGCTTTTTGTATGTTTTAAGTGGAAAGGTGCGCTTTTTTAGCGTATCAGGCAATGCTAAGGAAATCACCATTTTTACCATAAGCGATAAGGAAAGCTGCATCATCTCTACAAGCTGTATTTTATCAAACATTAAGGCTGATGTGGTGCTTGAGTTTATGGAAGATTCTAGCGTGTTTATCCTGCCAAATAAGATTTTTGAGACACTCACGCATAGTAATGAATCTATTATGCGTTTTAATCTCTCTTTAGTCTCTAAACGCCTAAAACAAGCCTTTGATACCATTAATGATGTAACCTTTAAAAGTCTCAAAAATCGCGTAGTAAAATTTCTACTAAATAATGCCAAAGATAACCGCGTAGAAGTAAGCCAAGAAAGCATAGCAAATAACATCGGCAGTGCTAGAGAAGCAGTTGCAAGAGTGATAAAAGAGCTAAAAACACAGGGGCTAATTGAGACAAATCGCAATGAGATTGTGCTTAAAAATGGGATTTATGAGCTAGGCGAAGAGGAAATTTAA
- a CDS encoding RodZ family helix-turn-helix domain-containing protein, which translates to MQNYKKLQDLNLREVSANTQIEMAFFEALLEKDFKTLIRFNVKGFIKILEREYELDFTEFNEELEQYLSENQPNSLHITKTVTPPLASYSHKGSILPIIAIVLFVFVAGVGVYYFDTLKELLKSEESFASAVSLDVAKEAELNLKNLENSVVIVGEENLSEINASVKVQENLDEELKDTNESLKITSLINENNTSEINQTKLEEADLNLQKISKEVAKFKVNSKVWVGVINLKSGKKMTWVKESDFEIPLNEDQLILTGATAFVVSDEEGNEKSYPAGISKRFLIKDGKITSISAAEFKQLNKGKDW; encoded by the coding sequence ATGCAAAATTATAAAAAATTACAAGATTTAAATTTAAGAGAAGTTTCGGCAAATACGCAGATTGAAATGGCTTTTTTTGAAGCTTTGCTGGAAAAGGATTTTAAGACTTTAATCCGCTTTAATGTCAAGGGCTTTATTAAAATTTTAGAGCGTGAGTATGAGCTTGATTTTACAGAATTTAATGAGGAGCTTGAGCAGTATTTAAGTGAAAATCAACCCAATTCTTTACACATCACTAAGACGGTAACACCGCCTCTTGCCTCTTATAGTCATAAAGGGTCGATTTTGCCTATTATAGCTATTGTTTTATTTGTTTTTGTTGCGGGGGTTGGGGTTTATTATTTTGATACATTGAAAGAATTGTTAAAAAGTGAGGAGAGCTTTGCAAGTGCGGTTAGCCTAGATGTAGCAAAAGAGGCGGAGCTTAATTTAAAAAATCTTGAAAATTCCGTTGTGATTGTGGGTGAAGAAAATTTAAGTGAGATAAATGCAAGCGTTAAAGTTCAAGAGAATTTAGACGAAGAGCTTAAAGACACTAATGAAAGTTTAAAAATCACATCTTTAATTAATGAAAATAACACTAGCGAAATCAATCAAACTAAGCTAGAAGAGGCAGATTTAAATTTGCAAAAAATTTCAAAAGAAGTCGCCAAATTTAAGGTCAATAGTAAGGTTTGGGTCGGTGTGATTAATCTTAAAAGCGGTAAAAAGATGACTTGGGTTAAGGAGAGCGATTTTGAAATTCCTTTAAATGAAGATCAGCTTATTTTAACGGGCGCCACAGCCTTTGTGGTGAGTGATGAGGAGGGTAATGAAAAATCTTATCCTGCAGGAATTTCTAAGAGATTCTTGATTAAAGACGGCAAGATCACTAGCATTAGTGCTGCGGAATTTAAGCAATTAAACAAGGGTAAAGACTGGTAA
- a CDS encoding 6-pyruvoyl trahydropterin synthase family protein encodes MIIRKMLEFENAHIVRFCSSKRCKTSIHGHSYKIEILLESRHLDNAGMVYDFGLLKNEIKQIVDSFDHAITLFRGDDENYLNEMKKYSSRWVLLPVNVSAENFCRVFFVLIDALLEKTKMQNGEKGVKLQSIIIHETRTGYAQGFREDAYSELLPKISLKEIEFSKAIKAEWSDEDFYEKLCGTHIFINPKEL; translated from the coding sequence ATGATTATTAGAAAAATGCTTGAATTTGAAAATGCACATATTGTGAGATTTTGTTCCTCTAAGCGTTGTAAAACGAGCATTCACGGACATTCTTATAAGATAGAAATTTTGCTTGAGAGTCGGCATTTGGATAATGCTGGTATGGTGTATGACTTTGGACTTTTGAAAAATGAAATAAAACAAATTGTAGATAGTTTTGACCACGCCATTACGCTTTTTAGGGGTGATGATGAAAATTATCTCAATGAAATGAAAAAATATTCTAGTCGTTGGGTGCTTTTGCCTGTAAATGTGAGTGCGGAGAATTTTTGTCGTGTGTTTTTTGTCTTAATTGACGCTTTGCTAGAAAAAACAAAAATGCAAAATGGCGAAAAGGGCGTAAAACTTCAAAGTATCATCATACACGAGACAAGAACAGGCTACGCGCAAGGTTTTAGAGAGGATGCTTACAGTGAGCTTTTGCCTAAAATTTCGTTAAAGGAGATAGAATTTTCTAAGGCGATTAAGGCGGAGTGGAGTGATGAAGACTTTTATGAAAAGCTTTGTGGAACTCATATTTTTATCAATCCTAAGGAGTTATAA
- a CDS encoding homoserine dehydrogenase: MKVALLGYGVVGSAVAKALIENQEIIKARCGEEIKPIIALARSAKKDALIPIVYDVEEILKREDIDVYVELMGGVGFAYELVYRLLKEGKKVVSANKAMLAYHRYEFENLAGELAFEASVAGGIPIIKALKEGLAANQILSIKGILNGTSNYILSAMSQKGANFEATLKKAQELGYAEANPSFDISGEDAAHKLLILASLAYGIKALPEDILCEGISAINALDMEFAKEFDYTIKLLGIAKMQDFRVELRVHPTLIPKDTMIAKVNGVMNAVSIEGDLLGESLYYGAGAGGKATASAVVANLMEFARGHHFEPMLGFKQNLPFVLLEKEEIFTKYYLRLKVEDKIGVLSKITHLMSECGISVDSFLQKPKINEPYSTLFFTTHKSYEKSIRALLKALEKQEFIKAKPFMMRIEE, translated from the coding sequence ATGAAAGTAGCACTTTTAGGATATGGAGTGGTTGGCTCTGCTGTGGCTAAGGCTTTGATAGAAAATCAAGAAATCATCAAGGCAAGATGTGGAGAGGAGATAAAGCCTATCATCGCTCTTGCAAGAAGTGCTAAAAAAGATGCTCTAATTCCCATTGTTTATGATGTGGAAGAAATTTTAAAGCGGGAGGATATTGATGTATATGTCGAGCTTATGGGAGGTGTTGGGTTTGCTTATGAGCTTGTGTATAGACTTTTAAAAGAGGGCAAAAAGGTTGTAAGTGCAAATAAGGCAATGCTTGCTTATCATCGTTATGAATTTGAAAATTTAGCTGGAGAATTAGCTTTTGAGGCGAGTGTAGCAGGAGGAATTCCCATCATAAAAGCTTTAAAAGAGGGCTTAGCGGCAAATCAAATTTTAAGCATTAAGGGCATACTTAATGGCACGAGCAATTATATTTTAAGTGCAATGAGTCAAAAAGGGGCTAATTTTGAAGCTACGCTTAAAAAAGCACAAGAATTAGGCTATGCAGAGGCAAATCCTAGTTTTGACATTAGCGGAGAGGATGCTGCACATAAGCTTTTGATTTTAGCTAGTCTTGCTTATGGTATTAAGGCGTTGCCTGAAGATATTTTGTGTGAGGGTATTAGTGCAATTAACGCACTTGATATGGAATTTGCAAAGGAATTTGATTATACCATTAAGCTTTTGGGAATCGCTAAAATGCAAGATTTTAGAGTCGAACTTAGAGTGCATCCTACACTCATTCCAAAGGATACCATGATTGCTAAGGTTAATGGTGTGATGAATGCCGTTAGTATAGAGGGAGATTTGCTTGGCGAAAGTCTTTATTATGGGGCTGGAGCTGGTGGAAAGGCGACGGCTAGTGCTGTGGTGGCAAATTTAATGGAGTTTGCAAGGGGACATCATTTTGAACCTATGCTAGGTTTTAAGCAGAATTTACCCTTTGTTTTACTAGAAAAAGAAGAGATTTTTACAAAATACTATTTAAGACTTAAGGTTGAGGATAAAATCGGCGTTTTATCTAAAATCACACATTTAATGAGTGAGTGCGGCATTTCTGTGGATAGTTTTTTGCAAAAGCCTAAGATTAATGAGCCATATAGCACACTTTTTTTCACTACTCATAAAAGTTACGAAAAAAGCATAAGAGCCTTACTTAAAGCCTTAGAAAAACAAGAATTTATTAAGGCTAAACCTTTTATGATGCGTATAGAAGAATAA
- the rpmE gene encoding 50S ribosomal protein L31: MKKELHPEYVECKVSCACGNTFVTKSNKAELRVDICSNCHPFFTGSEKIVDAAGRVEKFKKKYAMQ, from the coding sequence ATGAAAAAAGAACTTCACCCAGAATATGTAGAATGCAAAGTGAGTTGTGCTTGTGGAAACACTTTTGTTACAAAATCTAATAAGGCTGAGTTAAGAGTGGATATTTGCTCAAATTGTCATCCTTTTTTCACGGGTAGTGAAAAAATAGTCGATGCAGCTGGACGCGTAGAGAAATTTAAGAAAAAATACGCAATGCAGTAA
- a CDS encoding 16S rRNA (uracil(1498)-N(3))-methyltransferase, whose amino-acid sequence MQFLYHKEAKNPCIFLEKEAFLHLKVRRVKEGESLNLRNFQDDFLYTYKISDVKRNSCVLNLSSQKEILTFKSGVSLALGVIEPKILEKILPFFNEMGLQKLILVYCEFSQKNFKIDKKRLEKILINSCQQCGRGDLMELELYENVDHFLTIYPKVVLVDFEGEKKEFDKDTLYFIGAEGGFSQSEKRKIKDKIALNSPFILKSQSAALGVLSKILL is encoded by the coding sequence ATGCAGTTTTTGTATCATAAAGAAGCGAAAAATCCCTGCATTTTTTTAGAAAAAGAGGCTTTTTTACACCTTAAAGTAAGAAGAGTTAAAGAGGGCGAAAGTCTAAATTTGCGTAATTTTCAAGATGACTTTTTATACACTTATAAGATTAGTGATGTAAAAAGAAATAGCTGTGTCCTAAACCTTAGCTCACAAAAAGAAATTTTAACTTTTAAAAGTGGAGTTAGTTTAGCTTTAGGTGTAATAGAGCCTAAAATTTTGGAAAAGATTTTACCCTTTTTTAATGAAATGGGACTGCAAAAACTGATTTTGGTTTATTGTGAATTTTCACAAAAAAATTTTAAAATTGATAAAAAACGCCTTGAAAAAATTCTTATTAATTCTTGTCAGCAGTGTGGAAGAGGGGATTTGATGGAGCTTGAGCTTTATGAAAATGTAGATCATTTTTTAACAATTTATCCTAAGGTTGTTTTAGTAGATTTTGAGGGAGAAAAAAAAGAATTTGATAAAGATACACTTTATTTTATCGGTGCTGAGGGAGGATTTAGCCAAAGTGAAAAAAGGAAGATTAAAGATAAGATTGCTCTAAATTCACCTTTTATTTTGAAAAGTCAAAGTGCTGCTTTGGGTGTTTTGTCGAAAATTTTGCTTTAA
- a CDS encoding YraN family protein, with translation MGLASHLSGILGENRACAFLKKHRFEILERNFHSKFGEIDIIAKKDEILHFVEVKFTEKDYEPYERLDLKKYDKILKTIEFYKLKRQISNDFQLDLICIKGKEIEFFENISL, from the coding sequence ATGGGCTTAGCTTCGCATTTAAGTGGAATTTTAGGCGAAAATAGGGCTTGTGCTTTTTTAAAAAAACATCGTTTTGAGATTTTGGAAAGAAATTTTCACTCTAAATTTGGTGAAATTGACATCATTGCCAAAAAAGATGAAATTTTGCATTTTGTTGAGGTGAAATTTACGGAAAAAGACTATGAGCCTTATGAAAGGCTTGATTTGAAAAAATATGACAAAATCTTAAAAACCATAGAATTTTACAAACTTAAAAGACAAATTTCTAACGATTTTCAACTTGATTTGATTTGCATTAAGGGTAAGGAAATAGAATTCTTTGAAAATATTAGTCTTTAA
- the maf gene encoding septum formation inhibitor Maf, with translation MLILASSSKIRATLLQNEGIEFKQVSFNYDESLKKDIKAHFYVQKIVLEKERQFFQKNAQKNETILFADSVVSVKGQILTKATNDEEALKMLLMQSQNEVSVLSAFLLQSPLKRVFSLSKTTLFLAQFDEEDMKQYIQSKLYLNKAGALMCEGFHQKYILKQSGSLNTALGLDTQSLKAYL, from the coding sequence ATGCTTATCTTAGCCTCAAGTTCTAAAATAAGAGCCACTTTACTTCAAAATGAAGGAATTGAATTTAAACAAGTATCTTTTAATTATGATGAGAGCTTAAAAAAAGACATTAAAGCTCATTTTTATGTGCAAAAAATTGTTCTTGAAAAAGAAAGACAATTTTTCCAAAAAAACGCCCAAAAAAACGAAACCATACTTTTTGCAGATAGTGTTGTAAGTGTAAAAGGGCAGATTTTAACTAAGGCTACAAACGATGAAGAAGCCCTTAAAATGCTTTTAATGCAAAGTCAAAATGAAGTAAGCGTTTTGAGTGCTTTTTTACTTCAAAGTCCTTTAAAAAGGGTATTTTCCCTTTCTAAAACGACACTTTTTTTAGCTCAATTTGATGAGGAGGATATGAAACAATATATTCAAAGTAAGCTTTATTTAAACAAAGCAGGGGCGTTAATGTGCGAGGGCTTTCATCAAAAATATATCCTAAAACAAAGTGGCTCTTTAAACACAGCCTTAGGGCTGGATACTCAAAGCTTAAAGGCGTATTTATGA
- a CDS encoding penicillin-binding protein 1A has protein sequence MKILKYFFSFAILIFICGAIYVSYLFVGADTEGYTFKEYSPPLTSQIYDKNGKLIANIFEQHRFYAKYEEFPPKLIEALIAIEDTAFFEHNGVNIDAIFRAVLKIIRTGGQTMEGASTLTQQFIKNTELTPERTLNRKIKEALLAYKMETLLSKEEILERYLNFIFFGHGYYGIKTAARGYFHKELNELSLKEIAMLVGMPKAPSSYDPTKHFDLSISRANNVIARLYSLGWISKNDYEIAMKETPKVYDDTLTQNVAPYVVDEVIKQLSPQFSDLKTGGYQITLNLDLEVQKMAREALKFGYDEIIKRDKDANLSTLNGAMVVVNHQNGDVLALVGGVDYEKSHYNRATQSTRQPGSSFKPFLYQIAINLGYSTMSEVPDISRIFESAEEDWKPKNYGSNFQGLITLKQALTASRNLATINLALEIGLDVVYSKLLEFGFSQNIPADLSIVLGSFGISPLEFAKFYTMFGNYGVIKEPVLIREIKNKKGVLIAQFNSKETKVSEAGQTFLVLDMMKSVVEKGTGRNARVADIEIAGKTGTSNKSIDAWFCGLTPEIEALIWYGNDNNKPMRYTEGGARTAAPVFKDFLTRYIAAFPETKRKFDIPNDVRRGTYNNSREYYTPKSPLPNKKHHQNEILF, from the coding sequence ATGAAAATTTTAAAATATTTTTTTTCTTTTGCAATTCTTATTTTCATTTGTGGGGCGATTTATGTAAGCTATCTTTTTGTAGGTGCAGACACAGAAGGCTATACTTTTAAAGAATACAGCCCTCCTCTTACAAGTCAAATTTATGATAAAAATGGCAAACTAATCGCTAATATCTTCGAACAACATCGCTTTTATGCAAAATATGAAGAATTTCCTCCAAAACTCATCGAGGCTTTAATAGCCATTGAGGACACTGCTTTTTTTGAACACAATGGTGTTAATATTGATGCCATTTTTCGTGCAGTTTTAAAAATCATAAGGACGGGTGGGCAGACTATGGAGGGTGCTTCAACTCTCACCCAGCAATTTATCAAAAACACAGAGCTAACCCCAGAAAGAACGCTTAATAGAAAAATTAAAGAAGCTCTACTCGCCTACAAAATGGAAACCTTACTAAGTAAGGAAGAAATTTTAGAACGCTATTTAAATTTCATCTTTTTTGGACACGGATATTATGGCATTAAAACAGCGGCTAGGGGTTATTTTCATAAAGAATTAAATGAATTAAGCCTTAAAGAAATTGCTATGCTTGTAGGTATGCCAAAAGCTCCTAGCTCTTATGACCCTACCAAACATTTTGATTTAAGCATTTCAAGGGCAAATAATGTTATAGCGAGACTATATTCTTTAGGGTGGATTTCTAAAAATGATTATGAAATAGCAATGAAAGAAACGCCAAAAGTGTATGATGATACCCTAACACAAAATGTCGCACCTTATGTAGTCGATGAAGTCATTAAACAATTAAGTCCGCAATTTAGCGATTTAAAAACAGGAGGTTATCAAATCACGCTCAATTTAGACCTTGAAGTGCAAAAAATGGCAAGAGAAGCCTTAAAATTTGGTTACGATGAAATCATTAAACGCGATAAAGACGCAAATTTAAGCACTTTAAATGGTGCTATGGTTGTGGTAAATCATCAAAATGGAGATGTTTTAGCCCTAGTGGGCGGAGTGGATTATGAAAAAAGTCATTATAATAGAGCCACACAAAGCACAAGGCAACCCGGAAGTTCCTTTAAACCTTTTTTATACCAAATCGCTATCAATCTTGGTTACTCGACTATGAGTGAAGTTCCTGATATTTCACGCATTTTTGAAAGTGCGGAGGAAGACTGGAAGCCTAAAAATTATGGGAGCAATTTTCAAGGACTCATTACCCTAAAACAAGCTCTCACTGCCTCAAGAAATCTAGCAACCATCAATTTAGCCCTTGAAATAGGACTTGATGTGGTCTATTCTAAACTTTTGGAATTTGGCTTTAGCCAAAATATCCCTGCGGATTTATCCATAGTGCTTGGAAGTTTTGGAATATCACCTTTAGAATTTGCTAAATTTTATACGATGTTTGGTAATTATGGCGTGATTAAAGAGCCTGTTTTAATTAGAGAAATTAAGAATAAAAAAGGCGTTTTAATCGCACAATTTAATTCAAAAGAAACAAAAGTCAGTGAAGCAGGACAGACTTTTTTGGTCCTTGATATGATGAAAAGTGTCGTTGAAAAAGGCACAGGGCGTAATGCTAGAGTTGCAGATATCGAAATAGCAGGTAAGACAGGCACATCAAATAAAAGCATCGATGCGTGGTTTTGTGGGCTTACTCCAGAGATAGAGGCACTCATTTGGTATGGTAATGATAATAATAAGCCTATGCGTTACACAGAAGGAGGTGCTAGAACAGCTGCACCTGTATTTAAAGATTTCTTAACGCGTTATATTGCAGCCTTCCCAGAAACTAAGAGAAAATTTGATATTCCAAACGATGTCAGGCGTGGGACTTATAATAATTCAAGGGAGTATTACACGCCTAAATCACCTTTACCAAACAAAAAACATCATCAAAATGAGATTTTGTTTTAA
- the trxA gene encoding thioredoxin translates to MGKYIELTSENFATAKEGVALVDFWAPWCGPCRMLSPVIDELANEFEGKAKICKVNTDEQGDLAAEYGVRSIPTLIFFKNGEVVGQLVGAQSKQAIADKINSLL, encoded by the coding sequence ATGGGAAAGTATATTGAACTTACTTCGGAAAACTTTGCCACAGCAAAAGAAGGTGTGGCTTTGGTAGATTTTTGGGCGCCTTGGTGCGGACCTTGCAGAATGTTATCCCCTGTGATTGATGAACTTGCGAATGAGTTTGAGGGCAAGGCTAAGATTTGTAAGGTAAATACAGACGAGCAGGGCGATTTAGCGGCTGAGTATGGTGTCCGCTCTATACCGACTTTGATTTTCTTTAAAAATGGTGAGGTTGTAGGACAGCTTGTAGGTGCACAGTCAAAGCAAGCCATTGCCGACAAAATCAATTCTTTACTTTAA
- a CDS encoding LL-diaminopimelate aminotransferase: MFDEIHFNTIERLPNYVFAEVNAIKMAARRAGEDIIDFSMGNPDGKTPQHIIDKLCESANKDKTSGYSTSMGIYKLRLAICNWYKRKYSVNLDPESEVVATMGSKEGFVNLARAVINPGDVAIVPTPAYPIHTQAFIIAGGNVTKMPLFYNDSFELDENAFFESLNKALCESVPRARYVVVNFPHNPTTITCEKSFYERLVAMAKKERFYIISDIAYADLTFDGYQTPSILELEGAKDVAVETYTLSKSYNMAGWRVGFVVGNKRLIAALKKIKSWFDYGMYTPIQVAATIALDGDQKCVEEIRQIYDKRKEVLLDAFINAGWNLQKPKASMFIWARLPENKRHLKSLEFSKQLLQKANVAVSPGLGFGEAGDEFVRIALIENENRIRQAARNIKKFLKG, encoded by the coding sequence ATGTTTGATGAAATTCATTTTAATACCATAGAAAGACTCCCAAATTATGTTTTCGCAGAAGTTAATGCGATTAAAATGGCGGCAAGAAGGGCAGGGGAGGACATCATAGACTTTTCTATGGGTAATCCAGATGGCAAAACCCCTCAACATATCATCGATAAGCTTTGTGAAAGTGCGAATAAGGACAAGACTTCCGGCTATTCTACTTCTATGGGGATTTATAAACTTCGTTTAGCCATTTGTAACTGGTATAAAAGAAAATATAGCGTCAATTTAGACCCAGAAAGTGAAGTTGTGGCGACTATGGGAAGTAAGGAGGGCTTTGTCAATCTTGCAAGGGCTGTGATAAATCCGGGCGATGTTGCCATAGTGCCAACTCCAGCTTATCCTATCCACACACAAGCCTTTATTATCGCGGGAGGCAATGTTACTAAAATGCCTTTATTTTATAATGATAGTTTTGAGCTTGATGAAAATGCCTTTTTTGAAAGTCTTAATAAGGCACTTTGTGAGAGTGTTCCAAGGGCACGTTATGTGGTTGTGAATTTTCCGCATAATCCTACAACAATTACTTGCGAAAAGAGTTTTTATGAAAGATTAGTTGCTATGGCTAAGAAGGAGCGTTTTTATATTATTAGTGATATTGCTTATGCAGATTTGACCTTTGATGGGTATCAAACTCCTTCTATTTTAGAGCTTGAGGGGGCTAAAGATGTAGCCGTAGAGACTTATACCCTTTCTAAATCCTATAATATGGCAGGTTGGCGTGTAGGCTTTGTCGTGGGAAATAAACGCCTTATTGCTGCCCTTAAAAAAATTAAATCTTGGTTTGATTATGGTATGTATACTCCCATACAAGTTGCTGCAACCATAGCACTTGATGGCGATCAAAAATGCGTAGAAGAGATTCGCCAAATTTATGATAAAAGGAAAGAGGTTTTACTCGATGCTTTTATTAATGCTGGCTGGAATTTGCAAAAGCCTAAGGCAAGTATGTTTATATGGGCGCGTTTGCCTGAAAATAAAAGACATTTAAAAAGCTTGGAATTTTCTAAGCAGCTTTTACAAAAAGCAAATGTTGCCGTGAGTCCGGGACTTGGATTTGGCGAGGCTGGAGATGAATTTGTAAGAATTGCTTTAATAGAAAATGAAAATCGCATACGCCAAGCTGCAAGAAATATTAAAAAATTTCTAAAAGGTTAA
- a CDS encoding cytochrome C, producing MKIFSILILFLALFLGACSAEKEQEVKKSVEDEVVQIEQNDEKTELNDNNLPLPVEDEAR from the coding sequence ATGAAGATTTTTAGCATTTTAATCTTATTTCTAGCTTTATTTTTGGGAGCTTGTAGTGCAGAAAAGGAGCAAGAAGTCAAAAAAAGTGTTGAAGATGAAGTGGTGCAAATTGAACAAAATGACGAAAAGACCGAGCTAAATGATAATAATCTTCCCCTACCAGTCGAAGATGAGGCGCGCTAA
- the rlmB gene encoding 23S rRNA (guanosine(2251)-2'-O)-methyltransferase RlmB, translated as MIVYGKQVFFYILQKHKEMINELYLAKECDKATFSLIAKSGFKIKKLDFKSAQALAKGGNHQGFLMDIKEFDFVPFCELKKSELIVMLYGISDVGNIGAIIRTAYALGVDGLLFIGKNLAQESIVRSSSGAALDLPICLSNDALSALNELKQMEFKFYGADGKGREVHHFTFPKGKKVLIMGSEGFGLPSKIIQKCDECVGIAMQNDFDSLNVSAAFAILCDRIVHAKL; from the coding sequence ATGATAGTCTATGGAAAGCAAGTATTTTTTTATATTTTGCAAAAACATAAAGAAATGATTAACGAGCTTTATCTAGCAAAAGAGTGTGATAAAGCTACATTTTCTTTAATAGCAAAATCTGGATTTAAGATTAAAAAGCTTGATTTTAAAAGTGCTCAAGCCTTGGCTAAGGGTGGAAATCATCAAGGTTTTTTAATGGATATTAAAGAATTTGACTTTGTGCCTTTTTGTGAGCTTAAGAAGAGTGAATTAATTGTTATGCTTTATGGAATTAGTGATGTAGGAAATATCGGTGCTATCATACGCACGGCTTATGCTTTGGGTGTTGATGGCTTACTTTTTATAGGAAAAAATTTGGCACAGGAGAGCATCGTGCGTTCAAGCAGCGGAGCGGCTCTTGACTTACCTATTTGTTTAAGCAATGACGCCTTATCGGCATTAAATGAACTTAAACAAATGGAATTTAAGTTTTATGGTGCTGATGGAAAAGGTAGGGAAGTCCATCATTTTACCTTTCCAAAAGGCAAAAAAGTTTTGATAATGGGAAGTGAGGGCTTTGGACTGCCCTCAAAAATAATCCAAAAATGTGATGAGTGCGTTGGTATAGCTATGCAAAATGACTTTGATAGCCTTAATGTCAGTGCGGCTTTTGCAATACTTTGTGATAGGATAGTGCATGCAAAATTATAA
- the rsmI gene encoding 16S rRNA (cytidine(1402)-2'-O)-methyltransferase yields MLYFIPTPIGNLGDISLRSLELLSACEIVFCEDTRVCKHLIALLNERFKTCIRPQKFFSLHTHNEKEVLERLDLKLFEKDVAYLSDAGMPGISDPGFAFVQFALKHKLSYEVLPGANAALVALVSSNLCEKEFIFLGFLANKGKERQKEIENLLLNPYPTIIYEAPTRILALVQTIAKFEPERELFAMKEISKKFQTSFRGKAKELAKELKSANLNGEWVLIVAKSLQNFSSNLLCESDILELDLPLKIKSKLLAKMSGKNSKELYQKLLLSQNEVK; encoded by the coding sequence ATGCTTTATTTTATTCCTACTCCCATAGGAAATTTAGGCGATATTAGCTTACGCTCTTTGGAGCTTTTGAGTGCTTGTGAAATTGTATTTTGCGAAGATACTAGAGTTTGTAAGCATTTGATCGCCTTATTAAATGAAAGATTTAAAACTTGTATTAGACCCCAAAAATTTTTTTCTCTCCATACACATAATGAAAAAGAAGTGCTTGAAAGGCTTGATTTAAAGCTCTTTGAAAAAGATGTTGCATATTTAAGCGATGCAGGAATGCCCGGTATTAGTGATCCGGGTTTTGCCTTTGTTCAATTCGCTCTAAAACATAAGCTTTCTTATGAGGTTTTGCCCGGTGCAAATGCTGCTTTAGTCGCACTTGTAAGCTCAAATTTGTGTGAAAAGGAATTTATTTTTCTTGGTTTTTTGGCAAATAAGGGTAAAGAGAGACAAAAAGAGATAGAAAATTTGCTTTTAAATCCTTATCCCACTATAATTTATGAAGCTCCAACACGCATTTTAGCCTTAGTGCAAACCATCGCAAAGTTTGAGCCAGAAAGGGAACTTTTTGCAATGAAAGAGATTAGTAAAAAATTTCAAACTTCTTTTAGGGGTAAGGCTAAAGAACTTGCTAAAGAATTGAAAAGTGCAAATTTAAACGGCGAATGGGTTTTAATCGTGGCGAAATCTTTACAAAATTTTTCTTCAAATTTACTTTGCGAGAGCGATATTTTAGAGCTTGACTTGCCTTTAAAGATCAAAAGTAAGCTTTTAGCTAAGATGAGTGGAAAAAATTCTAAAGAGCTTTATCAAAAACTGCTTTTAAGTCAAAATGAGGTAAAATAA